The Echeneis naucrates chromosome 8, fEcheNa1.1, whole genome shotgun sequence genome has a window encoding:
- the ddx5 gene encoding putative ATP-dependent RNA helicase DDX5 isoform X2, whose amino-acid sequence MPGYSDRDRGRDRGSYGGGPPRFGGNRGGGGGKFGNPGDRLRKKHWNLDELPKFEKNFYQQHPDVSRRSPQEVEQYRRAKTITVKGRECPNPIAKFHEASFPSYVMDVINKQNWTEPTPIQAQGWPLALSGKDMVGIAQTGSGKTLSYLLPAIVHINHQPFLERGDGPICLVLAPTRELAQQVQQVAAEYGRASRLKSTCIYGGAPKGPQIRDLERGVEICIATPGRLIDFLEAGKTNLRRCTYLVLDEADRMLDMGFEPQIRKIVDQIRPDRQTLMWSATWPKEVRQLAEDFLKEYVQINVGALQLSANHNILQIVDVCNDGEKENKLIRLLEEIMSEKENKTIIFVETKRRCDDLTRRMRRDGWPAMGIHGDKSQQERDWVLNEFKYGKAPILIATDVASRGLDVEDVKFVINFDYPNNSEDYIHRIGRTARSQKTGTAYTFFTPNNMRQASDLISVLREANQAINPKLLQMAEDRGGRSRGGRGGDYRDDRRDRYSGRRDFGNFRDRDNGRGFDNGPNKAFGTNAQNGGYGGNNSGSNGFSGGSYNGNGQSNFGNSQTGAFGAQNNFQAQPFTPNKAGVQNGASHPPFPFPQAQAPQQHPAPLVPYPMPPQFTQ is encoded by the exons ATGCCTGGATATTCCGACAGAGACCGCGGCAGGGATAGAG GCAGCTATGGCGGAGGTCCTCCTCGCTTTGGTGGAAAccgtggtggaggtggaggaaagtTTGGCAACCCTGGAGATCGACTACGTAAAAAACACTGGAATCTGGATGAGCTCCCAAAGTTTGAGAAAAACTTCTACCAGCAACATCCCGACGTTAGCAGGAGGTCACCG CAAGAAGTTGAACAATACAGGAGGGCCAAAACGATTACAGTGAAAGGGAGAGAATGTCCAAATCCAATTGCCAAGTTCCACGAGGCCAGCTTTCCGT CTTATGTGATGGATGTGATCAACAAACAGAACTGGACTGAACCAACGCCCATCCAAGCTCAGGGATGGCCCCTGGCTCTCAGTGGCAAGGATATGGTTGGCATTGCACAGACTGGGTCTGGCAAAACATTGTCT TATCTCCTTCCTGCAATTGTGCACATCAATCACCAACCTTTCCTGGAACGTGGAGATGGTCCCATT TGCCTGGTCCTGGCCCCAACTCGTGAGCTGGCTCAGCAGGTACAACAGGTGGCTGCAGAATATGGCAGAGCTTCTCGCCTGAAGTCCACCTGCATCTATGGTGGCGCACCCAAAGGGCCACAGATCCGTGACCTGGAAAGAG GTGTGGAGATCTGTATCGCCACCCCAGGCAGGCTCATTGACTTCCTTgaggcaggaaaaacaaaccttaGACGATGCACTTATCTTGTCCTGGACGAAGCTGACAGAATGCTTGACATGGGTTTCGAGCCACAGATCCGGAAAATTGTTGACCAAATCAGA CCTGACCGTCAGACCCTGATGTGGAGTGCCACTTGGCCAAAAGAGGTACGCCAGCTGGCTGAGGACTTCCTGAAGGAGTATGTCCAGATCAATGTGGGAGCACTGCAGCTAAGTGCCAATCACAATATCCTGCAGATCGTTGATGTCTGCAAtgatggagagaaggaaaatAA ATTAATTCGTCTGCTTGAGGAAATCatgagtgaaaaagaaaacaagaccaTCATCTTTGTAGAGACAAAGAGGCGATGTGATGACCTAACTAGAAGGATGAGAAGGGATGG GTGGCCAGCTATGGGAATCCATGGAGACAAAAGCCAGCAGGAAAGAGACTGGGTTCTGAATG agttCAAATATGGAAAAGCTCCCATTTTAATTGCTACAGATGTTGCATCCAGGGGTCTAG ATGTTGAAGACGTGAAATTTGTCATCAACTTTGACTACCCCAACAACTCAGAGGACTATATTCACCGCATTGGCAGAACAGCTCGTAGCCAAAAGACAGGCACAGCTTATACCTTCTTCACTCCAAACAACATGAGGCAGGCCAGCGACCTCATCTCTGTGCTTCGTGAGGCCAACCAGGCAATCAACCCCAAGCTCCTCCAGATggcagaagacagaggag gtcGTTCAAGGGGAGGCAGAGGTGGTGATTACAGGGATGATCGCCGAGATAGGTATTCTGGAAGGCGGGATTTTGGCAATTTTAGGGACAGGGATAATGGTAGAGGTTTTGACAATGGACCAAACAAGGCCTTTGGCACAAACGCACAGAATGGAGGTTATGGGGGCAATAACAGCGGCAGCAATGGCTTCAGTGGAGGCAGCTACAATGGTAATGGACAGTCCAACTTTGGTAACAGCCAAACGGGAGCGTTTGGTGCCCAGAACAACTTCCAGGCTCAGCCATTCACTCCCAACAAGGCTGGTGTGCAGAATGGTGCCAGTCACCCCCCTTTCCCCTTCCCCCAGGCGCAGGCTCCACAGCAGCACCCTGCCCCACTGGTGCCCTACCCCATGCCTCCTCAGTTCACTCAGTAA
- the ddx5 gene encoding putative ATP-dependent RNA helicase DDX5 isoform X4, which translates to MPGYSDRDRGRDRGSYGGGPPRFGGNRGGGGGKFGNPGDRLRKKHWNLDELPKFEKNFYQQHPDVSRRSPQEVEQYRRAKTITVKGRECPNPIAKFHEASFPSYVMDVINKQNWTEPTPIQAQGWPLALSGKDMVGIAQTGSGKTLSYLLPAIVHINHQPFLERGDGPICLVLAPTRELAQQVQQVAAEYGRASRLKSTCIYGGAPKGPQIRDLERGVEICIATPGRLIDFLEAGKTNLRRCTYLVLDEADRMLDMGFEPQIRKIVDQIRPDRQTLMWSATWPKEVRQLAEDFLKEYVQINVGALQLSANHNILQIVDVCNDGEKENKLIRLLEEIMSEKENKTIIFVETKRRCDDLTRRMRRDGWPAMGIHGDKSQQERDWVLNEFKYGKAPILIATDVASRGLDVEDVKFVINFDYPNNSEDYIHRIGRTARSQKTGTAYTFFTPNNMRQASDLISVLREANQAINPKLLQMAEDRGGKSNWSFKGRQRW; encoded by the exons ATGCCTGGATATTCCGACAGAGACCGCGGCAGGGATAGAG GCAGCTATGGCGGAGGTCCTCCTCGCTTTGGTGGAAAccgtggtggaggtggaggaaagtTTGGCAACCCTGGAGATCGACTACGTAAAAAACACTGGAATCTGGATGAGCTCCCAAAGTTTGAGAAAAACTTCTACCAGCAACATCCCGACGTTAGCAGGAGGTCACCG CAAGAAGTTGAACAATACAGGAGGGCCAAAACGATTACAGTGAAAGGGAGAGAATGTCCAAATCCAATTGCCAAGTTCCACGAGGCCAGCTTTCCGT CTTATGTGATGGATGTGATCAACAAACAGAACTGGACTGAACCAACGCCCATCCAAGCTCAGGGATGGCCCCTGGCTCTCAGTGGCAAGGATATGGTTGGCATTGCACAGACTGGGTCTGGCAAAACATTGTCT TATCTCCTTCCTGCAATTGTGCACATCAATCACCAACCTTTCCTGGAACGTGGAGATGGTCCCATT TGCCTGGTCCTGGCCCCAACTCGTGAGCTGGCTCAGCAGGTACAACAGGTGGCTGCAGAATATGGCAGAGCTTCTCGCCTGAAGTCCACCTGCATCTATGGTGGCGCACCCAAAGGGCCACAGATCCGTGACCTGGAAAGAG GTGTGGAGATCTGTATCGCCACCCCAGGCAGGCTCATTGACTTCCTTgaggcaggaaaaacaaaccttaGACGATGCACTTATCTTGTCCTGGACGAAGCTGACAGAATGCTTGACATGGGTTTCGAGCCACAGATCCGGAAAATTGTTGACCAAATCAGA CCTGACCGTCAGACCCTGATGTGGAGTGCCACTTGGCCAAAAGAGGTACGCCAGCTGGCTGAGGACTTCCTGAAGGAGTATGTCCAGATCAATGTGGGAGCACTGCAGCTAAGTGCCAATCACAATATCCTGCAGATCGTTGATGTCTGCAAtgatggagagaaggaaaatAA ATTAATTCGTCTGCTTGAGGAAATCatgagtgaaaaagaaaacaagaccaTCATCTTTGTAGAGACAAAGAGGCGATGTGATGACCTAACTAGAAGGATGAGAAGGGATGG GTGGCCAGCTATGGGAATCCATGGAGACAAAAGCCAGCAGGAAAGAGACTGGGTTCTGAATG agttCAAATATGGAAAAGCTCCCATTTTAATTGCTACAGATGTTGCATCCAGGGGTCTAG ATGTTGAAGACGTGAAATTTGTCATCAACTTTGACTACCCCAACAACTCAGAGGACTATATTCACCGCATTGGCAGAACAGCTCGTAGCCAAAAGACAGGCACAGCTTATACCTTCTTCACTCCAAACAACATGAGGCAGGCCAGCGACCTCATCTCTGTGCTTCGTGAGGCCAACCAGGCAATCAACCCCAAGCTCCTCCAGATggcagaagacagaggaggtAAATCTAATTG gtcGTTCAAGGGGAGGCAGAGGTGGTGA
- the ddx5 gene encoding putative ATP-dependent RNA helicase DDX5 isoform X1: MPGYSDRDRGRDRDRGYGGGPPRFGGNRGGGGGKFGNPGDRLRKKHWNLDELPKFEKNFYQQHPDVSRRSPQEVEQYRRAKTITVKGRECPNPIAKFHEASFPSYVMDVINKQNWTEPTPIQAQGWPLALSGKDMVGIAQTGSGKTLSYLLPAIVHINHQPFLERGDGPICLVLAPTRELAQQVQQVAAEYGRASRLKSTCIYGGAPKGPQIRDLERGVEICIATPGRLIDFLEAGKTNLRRCTYLVLDEADRMLDMGFEPQIRKIVDQIRPDRQTLMWSATWPKEVRQLAEDFLKEYVQINVGALQLSANHNILQIVDVCNDGEKENKLIRLLEEIMSEKENKTIIFVETKRRCDDLTRRMRRDGWPAMGIHGDKSQQERDWVLNEFKYGKAPILIATDVASRGLDVEDVKFVINFDYPNNSEDYIHRIGRTARSQKTGTAYTFFTPNNMRQASDLISVLREANQAINPKLLQMAEDRGGRSRGGRGGDYRDDRRDRYSGRRDFGNFRDRDNGRGFDNGPNKAFGTNAQNGGYGGNNSGSNGFSGGSYNGNGQSNFGNSQTGAFGAQNNFQAQPFTPNKAGVQNGASHPPFPFPQAQAPQQHPAPLVPYPMPPQFTQ, translated from the exons ATGCCTGGATATTCCGACAGAGACCGCGGCAGGGATAGAGACAGAGG CTATGGCGGAGGTCCTCCTCGCTTTGGTGGAAAccgtggtggaggtggaggaaagtTTGGCAACCCTGGAGATCGACTACGTAAAAAACACTGGAATCTGGATGAGCTCCCAAAGTTTGAGAAAAACTTCTACCAGCAACATCCCGACGTTAGCAGGAGGTCACCG CAAGAAGTTGAACAATACAGGAGGGCCAAAACGATTACAGTGAAAGGGAGAGAATGTCCAAATCCAATTGCCAAGTTCCACGAGGCCAGCTTTCCGT CTTATGTGATGGATGTGATCAACAAACAGAACTGGACTGAACCAACGCCCATCCAAGCTCAGGGATGGCCCCTGGCTCTCAGTGGCAAGGATATGGTTGGCATTGCACAGACTGGGTCTGGCAAAACATTGTCT TATCTCCTTCCTGCAATTGTGCACATCAATCACCAACCTTTCCTGGAACGTGGAGATGGTCCCATT TGCCTGGTCCTGGCCCCAACTCGTGAGCTGGCTCAGCAGGTACAACAGGTGGCTGCAGAATATGGCAGAGCTTCTCGCCTGAAGTCCACCTGCATCTATGGTGGCGCACCCAAAGGGCCACAGATCCGTGACCTGGAAAGAG GTGTGGAGATCTGTATCGCCACCCCAGGCAGGCTCATTGACTTCCTTgaggcaggaaaaacaaaccttaGACGATGCACTTATCTTGTCCTGGACGAAGCTGACAGAATGCTTGACATGGGTTTCGAGCCACAGATCCGGAAAATTGTTGACCAAATCAGA CCTGACCGTCAGACCCTGATGTGGAGTGCCACTTGGCCAAAAGAGGTACGCCAGCTGGCTGAGGACTTCCTGAAGGAGTATGTCCAGATCAATGTGGGAGCACTGCAGCTAAGTGCCAATCACAATATCCTGCAGATCGTTGATGTCTGCAAtgatggagagaaggaaaatAA ATTAATTCGTCTGCTTGAGGAAATCatgagtgaaaaagaaaacaagaccaTCATCTTTGTAGAGACAAAGAGGCGATGTGATGACCTAACTAGAAGGATGAGAAGGGATGG GTGGCCAGCTATGGGAATCCATGGAGACAAAAGCCAGCAGGAAAGAGACTGGGTTCTGAATG agttCAAATATGGAAAAGCTCCCATTTTAATTGCTACAGATGTTGCATCCAGGGGTCTAG ATGTTGAAGACGTGAAATTTGTCATCAACTTTGACTACCCCAACAACTCAGAGGACTATATTCACCGCATTGGCAGAACAGCTCGTAGCCAAAAGACAGGCACAGCTTATACCTTCTTCACTCCAAACAACATGAGGCAGGCCAGCGACCTCATCTCTGTGCTTCGTGAGGCCAACCAGGCAATCAACCCCAAGCTCCTCCAGATggcagaagacagaggag gtcGTTCAAGGGGAGGCAGAGGTGGTGATTACAGGGATGATCGCCGAGATAGGTATTCTGGAAGGCGGGATTTTGGCAATTTTAGGGACAGGGATAATGGTAGAGGTTTTGACAATGGACCAAACAAGGCCTTTGGCACAAACGCACAGAATGGAGGTTATGGGGGCAATAACAGCGGCAGCAATGGCTTCAGTGGAGGCAGCTACAATGGTAATGGACAGTCCAACTTTGGTAACAGCCAAACGGGAGCGTTTGGTGCCCAGAACAACTTCCAGGCTCAGCCATTCACTCCCAACAAGGCTGGTGTGCAGAATGGTGCCAGTCACCCCCCTTTCCCCTTCCCCCAGGCGCAGGCTCCACAGCAGCACCCTGCCCCACTGGTGCCCTACCCCATGCCTCCTCAGTTCACTCAGTAA
- the ddx5 gene encoding putative ATP-dependent RNA helicase DDX5 isoform X3 — MPGYSDRDRGRDRDRGYGGGPPRFGGNRGGGGGKFGNPGDRLRKKHWNLDELPKFEKNFYQQHPDVSRRSPQEVEQYRRAKTITVKGRECPNPIAKFHEASFPSYVMDVINKQNWTEPTPIQAQGWPLALSGKDMVGIAQTGSGKTLSYLLPAIVHINHQPFLERGDGPICLVLAPTRELAQQVQQVAAEYGRASRLKSTCIYGGAPKGPQIRDLERGVEICIATPGRLIDFLEAGKTNLRRCTYLVLDEADRMLDMGFEPQIRKIVDQIRPDRQTLMWSATWPKEVRQLAEDFLKEYVQINVGALQLSANHNILQIVDVCNDGEKENKLIRLLEEIMSEKENKTIIFVETKRRCDDLTRRMRRDGWPAMGIHGDKSQQERDWVLNEFKYGKAPILIATDVASRGLDVEDVKFVINFDYPNNSEDYIHRIGRTARSQKTGTAYTFFTPNNMRQASDLISVLREANQAINPKLLQMAEDRGGKSNWSFKGRQRW, encoded by the exons ATGCCTGGATATTCCGACAGAGACCGCGGCAGGGATAGAGACAGAGG CTATGGCGGAGGTCCTCCTCGCTTTGGTGGAAAccgtggtggaggtggaggaaagtTTGGCAACCCTGGAGATCGACTACGTAAAAAACACTGGAATCTGGATGAGCTCCCAAAGTTTGAGAAAAACTTCTACCAGCAACATCCCGACGTTAGCAGGAGGTCACCG CAAGAAGTTGAACAATACAGGAGGGCCAAAACGATTACAGTGAAAGGGAGAGAATGTCCAAATCCAATTGCCAAGTTCCACGAGGCCAGCTTTCCGT CTTATGTGATGGATGTGATCAACAAACAGAACTGGACTGAACCAACGCCCATCCAAGCTCAGGGATGGCCCCTGGCTCTCAGTGGCAAGGATATGGTTGGCATTGCACAGACTGGGTCTGGCAAAACATTGTCT TATCTCCTTCCTGCAATTGTGCACATCAATCACCAACCTTTCCTGGAACGTGGAGATGGTCCCATT TGCCTGGTCCTGGCCCCAACTCGTGAGCTGGCTCAGCAGGTACAACAGGTGGCTGCAGAATATGGCAGAGCTTCTCGCCTGAAGTCCACCTGCATCTATGGTGGCGCACCCAAAGGGCCACAGATCCGTGACCTGGAAAGAG GTGTGGAGATCTGTATCGCCACCCCAGGCAGGCTCATTGACTTCCTTgaggcaggaaaaacaaaccttaGACGATGCACTTATCTTGTCCTGGACGAAGCTGACAGAATGCTTGACATGGGTTTCGAGCCACAGATCCGGAAAATTGTTGACCAAATCAGA CCTGACCGTCAGACCCTGATGTGGAGTGCCACTTGGCCAAAAGAGGTACGCCAGCTGGCTGAGGACTTCCTGAAGGAGTATGTCCAGATCAATGTGGGAGCACTGCAGCTAAGTGCCAATCACAATATCCTGCAGATCGTTGATGTCTGCAAtgatggagagaaggaaaatAA ATTAATTCGTCTGCTTGAGGAAATCatgagtgaaaaagaaaacaagaccaTCATCTTTGTAGAGACAAAGAGGCGATGTGATGACCTAACTAGAAGGATGAGAAGGGATGG GTGGCCAGCTATGGGAATCCATGGAGACAAAAGCCAGCAGGAAAGAGACTGGGTTCTGAATG agttCAAATATGGAAAAGCTCCCATTTTAATTGCTACAGATGTTGCATCCAGGGGTCTAG ATGTTGAAGACGTGAAATTTGTCATCAACTTTGACTACCCCAACAACTCAGAGGACTATATTCACCGCATTGGCAGAACAGCTCGTAGCCAAAAGACAGGCACAGCTTATACCTTCTTCACTCCAAACAACATGAGGCAGGCCAGCGACCTCATCTCTGTGCTTCGTGAGGCCAACCAGGCAATCAACCCCAAGCTCCTCCAGATggcagaagacagaggaggtAAATCTAATTG gtcGTTCAAGGGGAGGCAGAGGTGGTGA